One genomic region from Pseudomonadota bacterium encodes:
- a CDS encoding N-acetylmuramoyl-L-alanine amidase — MTILYNFQSHNYNDRAFGCLIQYIVIHYTAMESSEHALKWLCSHESSVSSHYLIDENGRIFSLVSEKKRAWHAGTPTYWKGQDDINSRSIGIELSNLGTHPFSLKQIKALLYLIKDIQNRHKMNPQDILGHADVAVSRKIDPGPFFPWKHLASQGFGLWVSRKNLKKKIKSPLEVQKKLQEFGYQCSLSEVWDRETHDVIRAFLLRFYPELWIKKGQFLKTDVDGFTQISGVIDDLLTRLIGQSKLLK, encoded by the coding sequence ATGACCATCTTATATAACTTTCAATCTCACAATTATAATGACCGAGCATTTGGATGTTTGATTCAATATATTGTGATTCATTATACAGCGATGGAAAGTTCAGAACACGCTTTAAAATGGCTTTGTTCTCATGAGTCAAGTGTAAGTTCTCATTATTTAATTGATGAAAATGGTCGTATTTTTTCTCTTGTCTCAGAAAAGAAGCGCGCTTGGCATGCAGGGACGCCCACCTATTGGAAAGGTCAAGATGATATAAATAGTCGATCCATCGGAATTGAGCTTTCAAATTTAGGAACACATCCTTTTTCTTTAAAGCAAATAAAGGCACTTCTTTATTTGATAAAAGATATCCAAAATCGACATAAAATGAACCCACAGGATATTTTAGGACATGCTGATGTTGCTGTTTCTCGAAAAATAGACCCAGGACCTTTTTTCCCATGGAAGCACCTTGCTTCTCAAGGTTTTGGTCTTTGGGTCTCTCGGAAAAATCTTAAAAAAAAGATAAAGTCTCCTTTGGAGGTGCAAAAAAAGCTTCAAGAATTCGGATATCAATGTTCTTTGTCAGAGGTGTGGGATAGAGAAACGCATGATGTTATACGGGCCTTTCTCCTGCGTTTTTATCCGGAATTATGGATAAAAAAAGGACAATTTTTGAAAACAGATGTGGATGGATTTACTCAAATAAGTGGTGTGATAGACGACCTTTTAACGCGTCTTATAGGACAATCAAAGCTTTTGAAATAA